A region of the Phycisphaerales bacterium genome:
CACGACGTCGGCCCAGGACACGTCGGGCCCGGGATCAAGATCGAAGACCATGCGGTCGGGCTTGTCGAGGTCGTCGGCGCGAGCGCCCCACGGGTGGATTTCGAGCACGCCGATCTGCGCCAGCGAGACCAGACCCTGGCGATCGTGGATCTGCAGCCACTTCTTTCCGTCCTTCTCAGGCGGTTCGACCGCTGCGACCCACTCAGGAAGATCAGCGCGAAAGTGTCGCTGGTAGAAGCACGATTCGCCGCGCCCCTCCGGACAGCGCACGAGCGTGAGAGGGCGGCCCACGACGTGTTCAAGCATGTGATCGGCGACCTGGTCGTAGTAATCGGCCAGTTGGCGCTTGGTCAGCCCCTGCTCGGGATAAAGAACGCGATCGGCGCTGGAAAGCGCCACGCCCGCGACGACGTTGCCGTTGCGGCGGCTGCTCGGGATGGTGCGCGTGCCGGAGGCTTTGCCGGCGGCTTTGCGCTTCGAGTTCTTTCGGTGTGTTGGGGCGGCTGGCACGGGCAGTTCTTTCCGGGGCAGAGGTTTCTCTCGGGTAATTTCCGATGGAGGCTTATCGCTGCGCAGGCCGTTGAAGACCGGGTGGCGCAGGCGCCCGTCCCCGGTCCATTCGTGAAATGACACCTGCGCGACGAGTTGCGGCTCAACCCAGGCGACGGCTTCGCGCTCGCGCGCCGTCAGCGGCCCCTGCACCGGTGGCGAATCGCGCTTGAGCGGCTTGAGTTGCTCATGGAGTTGGCGCAGCGACTGATCCGTGAAGCCCGTGCCCACGCGCCCGCAGTACACGAGTTGGCCGCCGTCATCATGCAGCGCCAGCAGCAGGGCGCCGAATCCGATGCGGCTACGCGCCGGCCGCGTATAGCCGACGATGATGAACTCCTGCTCGCGGAGACATTTGCTCTTGATCCAGTCGCGCGTGCGCCGCGAGCGGTACGGGCTGTCGAGGAGCTTGGAGACGATCCCTTCGAGATCCATCTCGCATGCGCGGTCGCGCACCTTCCGCCCCTGCCCGATGATGTGCTCGCTGAACTGGATCTGATCCCCCGCCGACGCCGCCTTCTCCACGAGCGTGCGGAGCAGTTGTTTGCGCTCGATCAGCGGCGTCTGAGTCAGGTCGTAGCCGTCGCAGTGGAGCAGATCGAAGATGAAGTACACGGGCTTGGCCTGCGCCGAGTTGTTCAGCTGGTTCTGGAGCAGCTGGAACTTGCTGCGGCCCTGGGCGTCGAGTACGACGACTTCGCCGTCAAGTATGGCCGATGACACCGGCATGGATTGCAGCACCTTGGCGATGTGCTTGAAGCGGTGCGTCCAGTCCTGCCCGCCGCGCGTAATGAGCGCGACCTGGCTGCCGCGGATCATCGACAGCACGCGATAGCCGTCGAATTTGATCTCGTGCAGCCACTCGTCTCCCTCGGGGGGCGTGGTGGCGAGTGTGGCCAGTTGCGGCGCCAGTCGCTCGGGCTGACGGGCCTTCTTGGCGCCCGTGAGAGTCGCGGGATCGATCGATTCGCCTGCCTGTTCCTGCGCAACTTTGGGATCGCGGCTCCAGACGCGCTCCGACTTATGGCGGATCTGGTCCATGTTGAGGTTGCTGATGGCGCTGCGATCGTGCGCGTCGAGCCATTGCGAACCCGGCTCGTGCGTGGCGAACTCGTCATCGCGCTTGATGAGCAGCCACTGCTGCTTTGCATCCCGGCCGCGATCGACCGGCGAGTGGCTGCGCACGAGCGACCATCCGCCCTGCAGTTTGTCGCC
Encoded here:
- the ligD gene encoding DNA ligase D; amino-acid sequence: MISALQKYRAKRDFQRTPEPTGSKARGTRGDHHFVIQKHAARRLHYDLRLELDGVLKSWAVPKGPSPNPAEKRLAIEVEDHPLDYADFEGVIPQGEYGGGTVMVWDHGRWDSDARDPARALKLGKLTFELHGDKLQGGWSLVRSHSPVDRGRDAKQQWLLIKRDDEFATHEPGSQWLDAHDRSAISNLNMDQIRHKSERVWSRDPKVAQEQAGESIDPATLTGAKKARQPERLAPQLATLATTPPEGDEWLHEIKFDGYRVLSMIRGSQVALITRGGQDWTHRFKHIAKVLQSMPVSSAILDGEVVVLDAQGRSKFQLLQNQLNNSAQAKPVYFIFDLLHCDGYDLTQTPLIERKQLLRTLVEKAASAGDQIQFSEHIIGQGRKVRDRACEMDLEGIVSKLLDSPYRSRRTRDWIKSKCLREQEFIIVGYTRPARSRIGFGALLLALHDDGGQLVYCGRVGTGFTDQSLRQLHEQLKPLKRDSPPVQGPLTAREREAVAWVEPQLVAQVSFHEWTGDGRLRHPVFNGLRSDKPPSEITREKPLPRKELPVPAAPTHRKNSKRKAAGKASGTRTIPSSRRNGNVVAGVALSSADRVLYPEQGLTKRQLADYYDQVADHMLEHVVGRPLTLVRCPEGRGESCFYQRHFRADLPEWVAAVEPPEKDGKKWLQIHDRQGLVSLAQIGVLEIHPWGARADDLDKPDRMVFDLDPGPDVSWADVVHAAHEIRDRLAALDLVSFVKTTGGKGLHVVAPLTRRTGWDEVKQFARDLAATLAREQPSRYVANMTKSRRHGRIYVDYVRNSRSATSVAPFSPRARPGALVSMPVSWDDLTAELRADQFDIITVPDALVRRRRDPWEDFSSVRQSITAARLRDVKSRDLR